In Chthonomonadales bacterium, one DNA window encodes the following:
- a CDS encoding prepilin-type N-terminal cleavage/methylation domain-containing protein → MDRTARKAFTLIELLVVIAIIAILAAILFPVFAQAREKARAIPCLSNMKQLGLAQGMYVQDYDESVVCYVNQSTRSSSGSGSYYWPNALDPYVKLRRLWYCPSFGRSVGTPSANSSTYGINLNHIVNSINGNPAPLSLGAFERTTGLMVLADTQDAVAVMALDSQCPSFQAGYLRTYCPQTATNTPYAHGQASCATVRATAAVSTVARRGPSRVGSAIAVARSSAARAVGVRRRRQRVHVEAR, encoded by the coding sequence ATGGACCGCACCGCACGCAAGGCATTCACCCTGATCGAGCTACTCGTCGTGATCGCTATCATCGCGATCCTGGCAGCCATCCTCTTCCCCGTCTTCGCCCAGGCACGGGAGAAGGCGCGCGCGATCCCGTGCCTGTCCAACATGAAGCAGCTCGGGCTGGCGCAAGGCATGTACGTGCAGGACTACGACGAGAGCGTGGTCTGCTACGTGAACCAGTCCACGCGCAGCAGCTCCGGCAGCGGAAGCTACTACTGGCCGAACGCACTCGATCCCTACGTCAAGCTCCGGCGCCTGTGGTACTGCCCGTCGTTCGGGCGCAGCGTCGGCACCCCGTCCGCCAACAGCTCGACGTACGGCATCAACCTGAACCACATCGTGAACAGCATCAACGGGAACCCGGCGCCGCTCTCGCTGGGCGCCTTCGAGCGCACCACCGGCCTGATGGTGCTCGCCGACACGCAGGACGCCGTCGCCGTTATGGCGCTCGACAGCCAGTGCCCCTCCTTCCAGGCCGGCTACCTGCGCACCTACTGCCCGCAGACGGCCACCAACACGCCGTATGCGCACGGGCAGGCCTCCTGCGCGACCGTGCGCGCAACGGCCGCCGTGTCGACCGTTGCGCGGCGCGGACCGTCGCGTGTCGGTTCGGCCATCGCGGTCGCCCGCAGCTCAGCCGCGCGGGCGGTCGGCGTTCGGCGCCGCCGGCAACGAGTCCACGTGGAGGCAAGATGA
- a CDS encoding PAS domain S-box protein, translated as MGMQTLTREIECSAGRLAALRRRAVASSDEPETLELAFTELDTTIEELRVANQELHARVEEPAQSRLPVEAERARYERLLEFAPDAYIVTDGAGVIREANRAAAALLSVDERRLLGKPLLVFVKPSERQSVRSLLAQAGRAGRREEATVRKRPRHSDRITASVSVDVPPRAPGGRTTLLWLLRDVTELRDTERRLREWNAELETRVRSRTRDLTAANDVLAELVAHEQLTQAQLVGTNDRLGQAMAETHHRVTNHLQTVAAPRSCASCCAPGRPRRLPRCIRANRAGRPAAARAS; from the coding sequence ATGGGTATGCAGACGCTGACGCGGGAGATCGAGTGCAGCGCCGGCCGCCTGGCGGCGCTCCGGCGGCGTGCGGTCGCGAGCTCCGACGAGCCGGAGACGCTGGAGCTCGCGTTCACCGAGCTCGACACCACGATCGAGGAGCTGCGCGTCGCCAACCAGGAGCTGCACGCGCGGGTCGAGGAGCCGGCGCAGAGCCGCCTCCCCGTGGAGGCCGAGCGCGCGCGCTACGAGCGGCTGCTCGAGTTCGCGCCGGACGCGTACATCGTCACCGATGGCGCCGGGGTGATCCGCGAGGCCAACCGCGCCGCGGCCGCACTGCTGTCGGTCGACGAGCGCCGCCTGCTCGGGAAGCCGCTGCTCGTCTTCGTCAAGCCCTCCGAGCGCCAGAGCGTCCGGAGCCTGCTGGCGCAGGCCGGGCGCGCGGGGCGCCGGGAGGAGGCGACGGTCCGCAAGAGGCCGCGTCATAGCGATCGGATCACGGCCTCGGTCTCCGTGGACGTGCCGCCGCGCGCGCCCGGCGGGCGCACGACCCTCCTCTGGCTGCTGCGCGACGTCACGGAGCTGCGCGACACGGAGAGGCGCCTGCGCGAGTGGAACGCCGAGCTGGAGACCAGGGTCCGCTCCCGCACGCGGGACCTCACGGCCGCGAACGACGTGCTTGCAGAGCTCGTGGCGCACGAGCAACTCACGCAGGCCCAGCTTGTCGGGACGAACGACCGCCTCGGGCAGGCGATGGCGGAGACGCACCACCGCGTCACAAACCACCTTCAGACGGTCGCCGCGCCGCGCTCGTGCGCATCGTGCTGCGCACCGGGGCGGCCGAGGCGGCTGCCGAGGTGCATACGGGCTAACCGCGCGGGGCGACCGGCGGCGGCCAGGGCGTCGTGA